One genomic segment of Drosophila melanogaster chromosome 3R includes these proteins:
- the CG45105 gene encoding uncharacterized protein, isoform C encodes MKADNFFKYGAPLYQPKNTNRSHSHSQNQPQAHTGNIGHLTSSPLLTSDDLRHLTQQRSTGYSDRESIASVSSAGGRIKRRSRNFPMKSSKGGITKKCKTMDYTNYAYNEAVGRLKVMLADNSYVAPKLGGGVSSYLRNLNEDSGDNFSDNLSVIERPVFSDISKYLSPSQKSRISSYRPKKSYASGYLSASKENLASTPSLYPSASVPSAPLPSDSVPAPVEIFSFIEKQEDYIEQLEKESKYCRNELTNLLGKVKDVINENEQLTENARSELVGLGSGNSKHPIVTTSPSSDSDEHLMFASGRKTPSTPRKGASKGQVQSPRYASAPNIVYEARISELEAELMQASIDLRRLRTENEELKRKLSHTDPLTTVATLSGGSNCELHRKQLESLQQDKQTLEESVRHLQRLLDEAKAQGQGSASSKRYINDLMQMERSQAELEVRHLRDELDRQHERVRELQHEMARRLAEERASAERRYNSQVDQLGGDLSCQWEQVSKLQLDLERQKRYETDLKRDVASRNSQIEELKMELRANRTTFLADMAQVNAEKQSLEQDITSLRLQLDRAAREAKTEAARLNAEINSLRQRLDRGDADLLHSKREVLRLNDEIANLEKELAYGELKNEIRPTKKDLDKRISELQDKHAGTVNELEEMITSQKQLMDKLTNECKTLTGKLEDTTYKHKEEISALQSNLEYLSNRMLSNEEHMSKLDSSPHDYTSLVPGKAAYDYQAATYGTPIEPIQSTPQPHNSASDSDYTSGGIGLGDGATASATAAAATAASIAAGAAAAAGSAGSGSTAPGRKSSIADYGLQDNDDENLKDNLGLGEKQQQQQQQQDVDRQREREERDRELQQLREQREKREREREREREREQAEQQQQAEQQQLQSQPVAESSITNAGSANLAAYNTDYSAYDQQQYDASAYDPNAYGQQQYEGQQYDYGDAGAGYDYGAADYGQSGYQYDATPGGTAAGQSQPQSQYQQQERPEQQQHLQFQQQEQPEQEYPERADHNRARAVELWGQQLRLEQSPAENPLCHNSLPRQPPAKSSWSPDCEDRLTLECSISSPSLMRSSNDETCSELADLSETFVVLAENGSGEESLSPAQTTIITARRSSAPAVVQQADIANETVTIERHLDAHE; translated from the exons ATGAAAGCAGACAACTTCTTCAAGTACGGCGCCCCTTTGTACCAACCGAAAAATACCAACCGGAGCCACTCGCACTCGCAGAACCAACCGCAAGCCCACACCGGCAACATCGGCCATCTGACATCGTCGCCGCTTCTGACGAGCGACGACCTGCGTCATCTCACCCAGCAGCGGTCCACCGGATACTCGGACAGGGAGAGCATCGCGAGCGTCAGCAGTGCGGGTGGCCGGATTAAGAGGCGATCGAG aAATTTCCCGATGAAGTCTTCGAAGGGAGGCATCACCAAGAAGTGCAAGACTATGGATTACACCAACTACGCCTATAATGAGGCAGTGGGTCGCCTCAAGGTAATGCTGGCCGACAACTCGTACGTGGCACCCAAACTGGGAGGAGGAGTGTCTTCCTATTTGCGCAACCTTAACGAGGATTCCGGGGACAACTTCTCTGACAACCTATCG GTAATTGAGCGACCCGTCTTCTCGGACATTTCCAAGTACTTGTCGCCCAGCCAGAAGTCGCGGATCAGCTCCTATCGCCCCAAGAAGAGCTATGCCTCGGGATATCTCTCGGCTTCCAAGGAGAATCTAGCTTCCACTCCTTCGCTTTACCCGAGCGCCTCAGTTCCGTCTGCTCCTCTTCCCTCGGACAGTGTCCCGGCTCCTGTGGAGATTTTCAGCTTTATCGAAAAGCAAGAGGACTACATCGAACAGCTGGAAAAGGAATCCAAGTACTGTCGCAACGAGCTGACCAATCTGTTGGGTAAAGTCAAGGATGTGATCAATGAAAATGAGCAGTTGACTGAGAACGCTCGCTCTGAGTTGGTGGGTCTCGGTTCGGGAAATTCGAAGCATCCAATTGTCACTACTAGTCCTTCCTCGGACAGTGACGAGCACTTGATGTTCGCCAGTGGACGTAAGACCCCGTCGACCCCAAGGAAAGGTGCCTCCAAGGGACAGGTGCAAAGTCCTCGTTATgcaagtgcacccaatatcgTTTACGAGGCCAGAATCAGCGAGCTGGAAGCCGAACTAATGCAGGCCAGCATCGATCTGAGGCGTCTGCGTACCGAGAACGAGGAGCTAAAGCGGAAACTGAGTCATACGGATCCCCTAACCACTGTGGCCACCTTGTCCGGGGGGTCCAACTGTGAATTGCATCGCAAGCAGCTGGAGAGCCTGCAGCAGGATAAGCAAACTCTGGAGGAAAGTGTTCGACACTTGCAGAGGCTTCTGGACGAGGCAAAGGCTCAGGGCCAGGGTAGCGCCTCGTCCAAGCGATATATCAACGACTTGATGCAGATGGAGCGCTCCCAGGCCGAGCTGGAGGTACGCCACCTCCGGGATGAACTGGATCGCCAGCACGAGCGGGTCAGGGAGCTGCAGCACGAGATGGCTAGGCGGTTGGCCGAGGAGCGGGCCAGTGCCGAAAGGCGCTACAACAGCCAGGTGGATCAACTGGGCGGAGATCTGAGTTGCCAATGGGAGCAGGTGTCCAAGCTCCAGTTGGATCTGGAGCGTCAAAAACGCTACGAAACAGATCTCAAGCGGGATGTGGCCAGTCGCAATTCGCAGATCGAAGAGCTGAAAATGGAACTAAGAGCCAATAGGACCACCTTCCTGGCGGACATGGCGCAGGTGAATGCAGAGAAGCAATCTCTGGAGCAGGACATCACCTCGCTGCGCCTTCAGTTGGATCGGGCTGCCAGGGAGGCCAAAACGGAGGCAGCTCGTCTTAATGCAGAAATAAATTCGCTGAGGCAGCGCCTTGATCGCGGGGATGCTGATCTCCTGCACTCCAAACGAGAAGTACTGCGGCTCAATGATGAGATAGCCAATCTTGAAAAGGAG CTTGCTTATGGGGAGTTAAAGAACGAGATACGACCTACCAAAAAGGATCTGGACAAAAGGATCTCTGAATTGCAGGATAAGCATG CGGGAACGGTAAATGAGCTTGAGGAAATGATAACATCTCAGAAGCAACTCATGGATAAACTGACCAACGAGTGTAAAACCTTAACGGGCAAATTAGAGGACACGACCTACAAGCACAA AGAGGAAATATCTGCTTTACAATCGAATCTAGAGTATCTGTCCAATCGAATGTTGAGTAATGAGGAGCATATGAGTAAATTAGATAGCTCACCACACGATTATACTAGCTTAGTACCCGGAAAAG CCGCTTACGACTACCAGGCAGCGACATATGGCACCCCAATCGAACCCATACAAAGCACCCCACAACCACACAACAGCGCCAGCGACAGTGATTACACGTCCGGAGGGATTGGCTTGGGCGATGGAGCAACTGCAtccgcaacagcagcggcagccacagcagccagcattgctgcaggagcagctgcagcagcaggatcagcaGGATCAGGATCGACAGCCCCTGGACGAAAGAGCAGCATCGCCGACTATGGACTCCAGGATAACGATGACGAGAATCTCAAGGACAACCTTGGCCTGGgcgagaagcagcagcaacaacagcaacagcaggacGTGGACAGGCAAAGGGAGCGAGAGGAACGCGACCGGGAGCTCCAGCAACTCCGCGAGCAGCGCGAAAAACGGGAAAGGGAACGCGAGCGGGAGCGGGAACGGGAGCAGgccgagcagcagcaacaggcggagcagcagcagctacagTCGCAACCTGTGGCAGAGAGCAGCATTACCAATGCCGGCAGCGCCAATCTGGCCGCCTATAACACCGACTACAGTGCCTACGATCAGCAGCAGTACGACGCCAGTGCCTATGATCCCAATGCCTATGGCCAGCAGCAGTACGAGGGGCAGCAGTATGACTACGGCGATGCGGGAGCCGGATACGACTATGGAGCAGCTGACTATGGACAGTCTGGATACCAGTATGACGCCACGCCAGGAGGCACCGCAGCCGGCCAGTCACAGCCGCAGTCCCAGTACCAG CAACAGGAGCGaccggagcagcagcaacacctgCAGTTtcaacagcaggagcagccggAACAGGAGTATCCGGAACGGGCCGACCACAATCGCGCCCGGGCAGTGGAGCTGTGGGGTCAGCAGCTGCGGCTGGAGCAGTCGCCGGCGGAAAATCCGCTGTGCCACAACAGCCTGCCGCGTCAGCCGCCGGCAAAAAGTAGCTGGAGTCCCGACTGCGAGGATCGCCTGACGCTGGAGTGCTCCATCAGTAGTCCCAGCCTGATGCGCTCGTCCAACGATGAAACCTGCTCGGAATTGGCCGATCTCAGCGAGACCTTTGTGGTCCTGGCTGAAAATGGTTCGGGGGAGGAGAGCTTGTCCCCGGCCCAGACCACCATCATCACAGCCAGAAGGTCGAGTGCACCGGCCGTGGTCCAGCAGGCGGACATTGCCAACGAGACCGTCACCATCGAGCGCCATCTAGATGCCCATGAATAG
- the CG45105 gene encoding uncharacterized protein, isoform B: MKSSKGGITKKCKTMDYTNYAYNEAVGRLKVMLADNSYVAPKLGGGVSSYLRNLNEDSGDNFSDNLSVIERPVFSDISKYLSPSQKSRISSYRPKKSYASGYLSASKENLASTPSLYPSASVPSAPLPSDSVPAPVEIFSFIEKQEDYIEQLEKESKYCRNELTNLLGKVKDVINENEQLTENARSELVGLGSGNSKHPIVTTSPSSDSDEHLMFASGRKTPSTPRKGASKGQVQSPRYASAPNIVYEARISELEAELMQASIDLRRLRTENEELKRKLSHTDPLTTVATLSGGSNCELHRKQLESLQQDKQTLEESVRHLQRLLDEAKAQGQGSASSKRYINDLMQMERSQAELEVRHLRDELDRQHERVRELQHEMARRLAEERASAERRYNSQVDQLGGDLSCQWEQVSKLQLDLERQKRYETDLKRDVASRNSQIEELKMELRANRTTFLADMAQVNAEKQSLEQDITSLRLQLDRAAREAKTEAARLNAEINSLRQRLDRGDADLLHSKREVLRLNDEIANLEKELAYGELKNEIRPTKKDLDKRISELQDKHAGTVNELEEMITSQKQLMDKLTNECKTLTGKLEDTTYKHKEEISALQSNLEYLSNRMLSNEEHMSKLDSSPHDYTSLVPGKAAYDYQAATYGTPIEPIQSTPQPHNSASDSDYTSGGIGLGDGATASATAAAATAASIAAGAAAAAGSAGSGSTAPGRKSSIADYGLQDNDDENLKDNLGLGEKQQQQQQQQDVDRQREREERDRELQQLREQREKREREREREREREQAEQQQQAEQQQLQSQPVAESSITNAGSANLAAYNTDYSAYDQQQYDASAYDPNAYGQQQYEGQQYDYGDAGAGYDYGAADYGQSGYQYDATPGGTAAGQSQPQSQYQQQERPEQQQHLQFQQQEQPEQEYPERADHNRARAVELWGQQLRLEQSPAENPLCHNSLPRQPPAKSSWSPDCEDRLTLECSISSPSLMRSSNDETCSELADLSETFVVLAENGSGEESLSPAQTTIITARRSSAPAVVQQADIANETVTIERHLDAHE; the protein is encoded by the exons ATGAAGTCTTCGAAGGGAGGCATCACCAAGAAGTGCAAGACTATGGATTACACCAACTACGCCTATAATGAGGCAGTGGGTCGCCTCAAGGTAATGCTGGCCGACAACTCGTACGTGGCACCCAAACTGGGAGGAGGAGTGTCTTCCTATTTGCGCAACCTTAACGAGGATTCCGGGGACAACTTCTCTGACAACCTATCG GTAATTGAGCGACCCGTCTTCTCGGACATTTCCAAGTACTTGTCGCCCAGCCAGAAGTCGCGGATCAGCTCCTATCGCCCCAAGAAGAGCTATGCCTCGGGATATCTCTCGGCTTCCAAGGAGAATCTAGCTTCCACTCCTTCGCTTTACCCGAGCGCCTCAGTTCCGTCTGCTCCTCTTCCCTCGGACAGTGTCCCGGCTCCTGTGGAGATTTTCAGCTTTATCGAAAAGCAAGAGGACTACATCGAACAGCTGGAAAAGGAATCCAAGTACTGTCGCAACGAGCTGACCAATCTGTTGGGTAAAGTCAAGGATGTGATCAATGAAAATGAGCAGTTGACTGAGAACGCTCGCTCTGAGTTGGTGGGTCTCGGTTCGGGAAATTCGAAGCATCCAATTGTCACTACTAGTCCTTCCTCGGACAGTGACGAGCACTTGATGTTCGCCAGTGGACGTAAGACCCCGTCGACCCCAAGGAAAGGTGCCTCCAAGGGACAGGTGCAAAGTCCTCGTTATgcaagtgcacccaatatcgTTTACGAGGCCAGAATCAGCGAGCTGGAAGCCGAACTAATGCAGGCCAGCATCGATCTGAGGCGTCTGCGTACCGAGAACGAGGAGCTAAAGCGGAAACTGAGTCATACGGATCCCCTAACCACTGTGGCCACCTTGTCCGGGGGGTCCAACTGTGAATTGCATCGCAAGCAGCTGGAGAGCCTGCAGCAGGATAAGCAAACTCTGGAGGAAAGTGTTCGACACTTGCAGAGGCTTCTGGACGAGGCAAAGGCTCAGGGCCAGGGTAGCGCCTCGTCCAAGCGATATATCAACGACTTGATGCAGATGGAGCGCTCCCAGGCCGAGCTGGAGGTACGCCACCTCCGGGATGAACTGGATCGCCAGCACGAGCGGGTCAGGGAGCTGCAGCACGAGATGGCTAGGCGGTTGGCCGAGGAGCGGGCCAGTGCCGAAAGGCGCTACAACAGCCAGGTGGATCAACTGGGCGGAGATCTGAGTTGCCAATGGGAGCAGGTGTCCAAGCTCCAGTTGGATCTGGAGCGTCAAAAACGCTACGAAACAGATCTCAAGCGGGATGTGGCCAGTCGCAATTCGCAGATCGAAGAGCTGAAAATGGAACTAAGAGCCAATAGGACCACCTTCCTGGCGGACATGGCGCAGGTGAATGCAGAGAAGCAATCTCTGGAGCAGGACATCACCTCGCTGCGCCTTCAGTTGGATCGGGCTGCCAGGGAGGCCAAAACGGAGGCAGCTCGTCTTAATGCAGAAATAAATTCGCTGAGGCAGCGCCTTGATCGCGGGGATGCTGATCTCCTGCACTCCAAACGAGAAGTACTGCGGCTCAATGATGAGATAGCCAATCTTGAAAAGGAG CTTGCTTATGGGGAGTTAAAGAACGAGATACGACCTACCAAAAAGGATCTGGACAAAAGGATCTCTGAATTGCAGGATAAGCATG CGGGAACGGTAAATGAGCTTGAGGAAATGATAACATCTCAGAAGCAACTCATGGATAAACTGACCAACGAGTGTAAAACCTTAACGGGCAAATTAGAGGACACGACCTACAAGCACAA AGAGGAAATATCTGCTTTACAATCGAATCTAGAGTATCTGTCCAATCGAATGTTGAGTAATGAGGAGCATATGAGTAAATTAGATAGCTCACCACACGATTATACTAGCTTAGTACCCGGAAAAG CCGCTTACGACTACCAGGCAGCGACATATGGCACCCCAATCGAACCCATACAAAGCACCCCACAACCACACAACAGCGCCAGCGACAGTGATTACACGTCCGGAGGGATTGGCTTGGGCGATGGAGCAACTGCAtccgcaacagcagcggcagccacagcagccagcattgctgcaggagcagctgcagcagcaggatcagcaGGATCAGGATCGACAGCCCCTGGACGAAAGAGCAGCATCGCCGACTATGGACTCCAGGATAACGATGACGAGAATCTCAAGGACAACCTTGGCCTGGgcgagaagcagcagcaacaacagcaacagcaggacGTGGACAGGCAAAGGGAGCGAGAGGAACGCGACCGGGAGCTCCAGCAACTCCGCGAGCAGCGCGAAAAACGGGAAAGGGAACGCGAGCGGGAGCGGGAACGGGAGCAGgccgagcagcagcaacaggcggagcagcagcagctacagTCGCAACCTGTGGCAGAGAGCAGCATTACCAATGCCGGCAGCGCCAATCTGGCCGCCTATAACACCGACTACAGTGCCTACGATCAGCAGCAGTACGACGCCAGTGCCTATGATCCCAATGCCTATGGCCAGCAGCAGTACGAGGGGCAGCAGTATGACTACGGCGATGCGGGAGCCGGATACGACTATGGAGCAGCTGACTATGGACAGTCTGGATACCAGTATGACGCCACGCCAGGAGGCACCGCAGCCGGCCAGTCACAGCCGCAGTCCCAGTACCAG CAACAGGAGCGaccggagcagcagcaacacctgCAGTTtcaacagcaggagcagccggAACAGGAGTATCCGGAACGGGCCGACCACAATCGCGCCCGGGCAGTGGAGCTGTGGGGTCAGCAGCTGCGGCTGGAGCAGTCGCCGGCGGAAAATCCGCTGTGCCACAACAGCCTGCCGCGTCAGCCGCCGGCAAAAAGTAGCTGGAGTCCCGACTGCGAGGATCGCCTGACGCTGGAGTGCTCCATCAGTAGTCCCAGCCTGATGCGCTCGTCCAACGATGAAACCTGCTCGGAATTGGCCGATCTCAGCGAGACCTTTGTGGTCCTGGCTGAAAATGGTTCGGGGGAGGAGAGCTTGTCCCCGGCCCAGACCACCATCATCACAGCCAGAAGGTCGAGTGCACCGGCCGTGGTCCAGCAGGCGGACATTGCCAACGAGACCGTCACCATCGAGCGCCATCTAGATGCCCATGAATAG
- the CG45105 gene encoding uncharacterized protein, isoform F: MKSSKGGITKKCKTMDYTNYAYNEAVGRLKVMLADNSYVAPKLGGGVSSYLRNLNEDSGDNFSDNLSVIERPVFSDISKYLSPSQKSRISSYRPKKSYASGYLSASKENLASTPSLYPSASVPSAPLPSDSVPAPVEIFSFIEKQEDYIEQLEKESKYCRNELTNLLGKVKDVINENEQLTENARSELVGLGSGNSKHPIVTTSPSSDSDEHLMFASGRKTPSTPRKGASKGQVQSPRYASAPNIVYEARISELEAELMQASIDLRRLRTENEELKRKLSHTDPLTTVATLSGGSNCELHRKQLESLQQDKQTLEESVRHLQRLLDEAKAQGQGSASSKRYINDLMQMERSQAELEVRHLRDELDRQHERVRELQHEMARRLAEERASAERRYNSQVDQLGGDLSCQWEQVSKLQLDLERQKRYETDLKRDVASRNSQIEELKMELRANRTTFLADMAQVNAEKQSLEQDITSLRLQLDRAAREAKTEAARLNAEINSLRQRLDRGDADLLHSKREVLRLNDEIANLEKELAYGELKNEIRPTKKDLDKRISELQDKHAGTVNELEEMITSQKQLMDKLTNECKTLTGKLEDTTYKHNLEKQQLRATNEQLMSRLRQIWGKYKAQLPAHQGSPELSSEDMREEHPIKSVTPLTTTRQRHMAPQSNPYKAPHNHTTAPATVITRPEGLAWAMEQLHPQQQRQPQQPALLQEQLQQQDQQDQDRQPLDERAASPTMDSRITMTRISRTTLAWARSSSNNSNSRTWTGKGSERNATGSSSNSASSAKNGKGNASGSGNGSRPSSSNRRSSSSYSRNLWQRAALPMPAAPIWPPITPTTVPTISSSTTPVPMIPMPMASSSTRGSSMTTAMREPDTTMEQLTMDSLDTSMTPRQEAPQPASHSRSPSTRYQLPPSEWPRTTTDRHRHWQRRQRASRPRQQQERPEQQQHLQFQQQEQPEQEYPERADHNRARAVELWGQQLRLEQSPAENPLCHNSLPRQPPAKSSWSPDCEDRLTLECSISSPSLMRSSNDETCSELADLSETFVVLAENGSGEESLSPAQTTIITARRSSAPAVVQQADIANETVTIERHLDAHE, from the exons ATGAAGTCTTCGAAGGGAGGCATCACCAAGAAGTGCAAGACTATGGATTACACCAACTACGCCTATAATGAGGCAGTGGGTCGCCTCAAGGTAATGCTGGCCGACAACTCGTACGTGGCACCCAAACTGGGAGGAGGAGTGTCTTCCTATTTGCGCAACCTTAACGAGGATTCCGGGGACAACTTCTCTGACAACCTATCG GTAATTGAGCGACCCGTCTTCTCGGACATTTCCAAGTACTTGTCGCCCAGCCAGAAGTCGCGGATCAGCTCCTATCGCCCCAAGAAGAGCTATGCCTCGGGATATCTCTCGGCTTCCAAGGAGAATCTAGCTTCCACTCCTTCGCTTTACCCGAGCGCCTCAGTTCCGTCTGCTCCTCTTCCCTCGGACAGTGTCCCGGCTCCTGTGGAGATTTTCAGCTTTATCGAAAAGCAAGAGGACTACATCGAACAGCTGGAAAAGGAATCCAAGTACTGTCGCAACGAGCTGACCAATCTGTTGGGTAAAGTCAAGGATGTGATCAATGAAAATGAGCAGTTGACTGAGAACGCTCGCTCTGAGTTGGTGGGTCTCGGTTCGGGAAATTCGAAGCATCCAATTGTCACTACTAGTCCTTCCTCGGACAGTGACGAGCACTTGATGTTCGCCAGTGGACGTAAGACCCCGTCGACCCCAAGGAAAGGTGCCTCCAAGGGACAGGTGCAAAGTCCTCGTTATgcaagtgcacccaatatcgTTTACGAGGCCAGAATCAGCGAGCTGGAAGCCGAACTAATGCAGGCCAGCATCGATCTGAGGCGTCTGCGTACCGAGAACGAGGAGCTAAAGCGGAAACTGAGTCATACGGATCCCCTAACCACTGTGGCCACCTTGTCCGGGGGGTCCAACTGTGAATTGCATCGCAAGCAGCTGGAGAGCCTGCAGCAGGATAAGCAAACTCTGGAGGAAAGTGTTCGACACTTGCAGAGGCTTCTGGACGAGGCAAAGGCTCAGGGCCAGGGTAGCGCCTCGTCCAAGCGATATATCAACGACTTGATGCAGATGGAGCGCTCCCAGGCCGAGCTGGAGGTACGCCACCTCCGGGATGAACTGGATCGCCAGCACGAGCGGGTCAGGGAGCTGCAGCACGAGATGGCTAGGCGGTTGGCCGAGGAGCGGGCCAGTGCCGAAAGGCGCTACAACAGCCAGGTGGATCAACTGGGCGGAGATCTGAGTTGCCAATGGGAGCAGGTGTCCAAGCTCCAGTTGGATCTGGAGCGTCAAAAACGCTACGAAACAGATCTCAAGCGGGATGTGGCCAGTCGCAATTCGCAGATCGAAGAGCTGAAAATGGAACTAAGAGCCAATAGGACCACCTTCCTGGCGGACATGGCGCAGGTGAATGCAGAGAAGCAATCTCTGGAGCAGGACATCACCTCGCTGCGCCTTCAGTTGGATCGGGCTGCCAGGGAGGCCAAAACGGAGGCAGCTCGTCTTAATGCAGAAATAAATTCGCTGAGGCAGCGCCTTGATCGCGGGGATGCTGATCTCCTGCACTCCAAACGAGAAGTACTGCGGCTCAATGATGAGATAGCCAATCTTGAAAAGGAG CTTGCTTATGGGGAGTTAAAGAACGAGATACGACCTACCAAAAAGGATCTGGACAAAAGGATCTCTGAATTGCAGGATAAGCATG CGGGAACGGTAAATGAGCTTGAGGAAATGATAACATCTCAGAAGCAACTCATGGATAAACTGACCAACGAGTGTAAAACCTTAACGGGCAAATTAGAGGACACGACCTACAAGCACAA TCTGGAGAAGCAGCAGCTGAGAGCCACAAACGAGCAGCTAATGTCACGCCTTAGGCAAATCTGGGGCAAATACAAGGCACAACTGCCAGCGCACCAGGGATCCCCGGAGCTGAGCTCCGAGGACATGCGGGAGGAGCACCCAATAAAATCCGTGACG CCGCTTACGACTACCAGGCAGCGACATATGGCACCCCAATCGAACCCATACAAAGCACCCCACAACCACACAACAGCGCCAGCGACAGTGATTACACGTCCGGAGGGATTGGCTTGGGCGATGGAGCAACTGCAtccgcaacagcagcggcagccacagcagccagcattgctgcaggagcagctgcagcagcaggatcagcaGGATCAGGATCGACAGCCCCTGGACGAAAGAGCAGCATCGCCGACTATGGACTCCAGGATAACGATGACGAGAATCTCAAGGACAACCTTGGCCTGGgcgagaagcagcagcaacaacagcaacagcaggacGTGGACAGGCAAAGGGAGCGAGAGGAACGCGACCGGGAGCTCCAGCAACTCCGCGAGCAGCGCGAAAAACGGGAAAGGGAACGCGAGCGGGAGCGGGAACGGGAGCAGgccgagcagcagcaacaggcggagcagcagcagctacagTCGCAACCTGTGGCAGAGAGCAGCATTACCAATGCCGGCAGCGCCAATCTGGCCGCCTATAACACCGACTACAGTGCCTACGATCAGCAGCAGTACGACGCCAGTGCCTATGATCCCAATGCCTATGGCCAGCAGCAGTACGAGGGGCAGCAGTATGACTACGGCGATGCGGGAGCCGGATACGACTATGGAGCAGCTGACTATGGACAGTCTGGATACCAGTATGACGCCACGCCAGGAGGCACCGCAGCCGGCCAGTCACAGCCGCAGTCCCAGTACCAGGTACCAGCTGCCCCCCAGCGAATGGCCACGGACTACAACAGATCGCCACCGCCATTGGCAGCGGCGGCAACGGGCATCACGTCCCCGCCAGCAACAGGAGCGaccggagcagcagcaacacctgCAGTTtcaacagcaggagcagccggAACAGGAGTATCCGGAACGGGCCGACCACAATCGCGCCCGGGCAGTGGAGCTGTGGGGTCAGCAGCTGCGGCTGGAGCAGTCGCCGGCGGAAAATCCGCTGTGCCACAACAGCCTGCCGCGTCAGCCGCCGGCAAAAAGTAGCTGGAGTCCCGACTGCGAGGATCGCCTGACGCTGGAGTGCTCCATCAGTAGTCCCAGCCTGATGCGCTCGTCCAACGATGAAACCTGCTCGGAATTGGCCGATCTCAGCGAGACCTTTGTGGTCCTGGCTGAAAATGGTTCGGGGGAGGAGAGCTTGTCCCCGGCCCAGACCACCATCATCACAGCCAGAAGGTCGAGTGCACCGGCCGTGGTCCAGCAGGCGGACATTGCCAACGAGACCGTCACCATCGAGCGCCATCTAGATGCCCATGAATAG